Proteins found in one Timaviella obliquedivisa GSE-PSE-MK23-08B genomic segment:
- the ilvB gene encoding biosynthetic-type acetolactate synthase large subunit, whose product MTKVFPLPSPSAVLTQPGLPSQIQTVTQATGAYALIDSLRRHGVKHIFGYPGGAILPIYDELYRAESAGFVKHILVRHEQGAAHAADGYARATGQVGVCFGTSGPGATNLVTGIATAQMDSIPMVIITGQVGRASIGSDAFQETDIYGITLPIVKHSYVVRDPKDMARIVAEAFHIAATGRPGPVLIDVPKDVGLEKFDYVPVEPGTAKLPGYRPTVKGNPRQVVQALKLIRQARRPLLYAGGGAIAAGAHAEIKELAERYNIPVTTTLMGIGAFDEHHPLAVGMLGMHGTAYANFAVTECDLLIAVGARFDDRVTGKLDEFAARAKVIHIDIDPAEVGKNRIPDVPIVGDVRRVLTDLLQHDAKSDSAASSTQTQDWLQRIARWKVDYPLVAPSYPGVLSPQEVIVEIGRQAPHACYTTDVGQHQMWSAQFLKNGPRRWISSAGLGTMGFGMPAAMGAKVALPDEQVICISGDASFQMNLQELGTLAQYGINVKTMIINNGWQGMVRQWQEAFYGERYSSSNMEPSMPDFVMLAQAYGIKGMLVKTREELAGAIAEMLAHEGPVLMDVQVKRDENCYPMVVPGKSNAQMVGLPKLLEPENPKALTNCGNCGAENQPGNKFCPECGTKL is encoded by the coding sequence ATGACTAAAGTCTTCCCTTTGCCCTCCCCCAGTGCCGTGCTGACCCAACCTGGGTTACCATCTCAAATTCAGACGGTAACTCAGGCAACAGGTGCATACGCACTGATTGATAGCTTGAGACGACATGGTGTTAAGCATATTTTTGGCTACCCTGGTGGTGCCATTCTGCCAATATATGATGAGCTATATCGGGCAGAGTCGGCGGGCTTTGTGAAGCATATTTTAGTCAGGCATGAGCAAGGAGCAGCCCATGCAGCCGATGGTTATGCGCGGGCGACAGGGCAGGTAGGAGTGTGCTTTGGGACTTCGGGACCAGGAGCAACTAACCTGGTGACAGGTATTGCCACCGCTCAGATGGACTCGATCCCCATGGTGATTATTACGGGGCAGGTTGGGCGGGCTTCGATCGGCAGCGATGCGTTTCAAGAGACGGATATCTATGGTATTACGTTGCCCATCGTCAAGCATTCTTATGTGGTGCGTGACCCAAAAGATATGGCGCGGATCGTGGCAGAAGCGTTTCACATTGCTGCTACGGGACGACCAGGGCCAGTTTTGATTGATGTTCCTAAAGATGTAGGACTAGAAAAATTTGATTATGTGCCAGTTGAACCGGGAACAGCGAAGTTACCTGGGTATCGCCCTACTGTAAAGGGCAATCCCCGGCAAGTCGTGCAGGCTTTAAAGTTGATTCGACAGGCGCGCCGACCTTTGTTATACGCCGGGGGTGGAGCGATCGCCGCTGGTGCCCACGCCGAAATCAAAGAGCTAGCGGAGCGCTACAACATTCCGGTTACCACGACCCTCATGGGCATTGGCGCGTTTGATGAACACCATCCTCTTGCCGTGGGCATGTTGGGAATGCACGGCACAGCATACGCTAACTTTGCCGTTACTGAATGCGACTTACTGATTGCAGTCGGCGCACGATTTGATGATCGGGTAACTGGAAAACTGGATGAATTTGCCGCTCGTGCAAAAGTCATTCACATCGACATTGATCCCGCAGAGGTTGGCAAAAACCGCATACCTGATGTGCCTATTGTGGGCGATGTCCGACGAGTGCTGACGGATTTATTGCAGCATGATGCTAAAAGCGACAGCGCCGCTAGTTCCACTCAAACTCAGGATTGGCTGCAAAGAATCGCTCGCTGGAAAGTCGATTATCCTCTGGTGGCACCTAGCTATCCAGGCGTGTTGTCTCCCCAGGAAGTCATCGTTGAAATTGGTCGGCAGGCTCCCCACGCTTGCTACACGACAGACGTAGGGCAGCACCAAATGTGGTCGGCACAGTTCCTCAAGAATGGCCCTCGTCGCTGGATTTCGAGTGCAGGTTTAGGGACAATGGGCTTTGGGATGCCTGCGGCAATGGGTGCAAAGGTTGCGCTTCCTGATGAACAAGTGATTTGTATTAGCGGTGATGCTAGTTTTCAGATGAACCTTCAAGAGTTGGGTACGTTGGCGCAGTACGGCATTAACGTCAAAACTATGATTATCAACAATGGTTGGCAGGGCATGGTGCGCCAGTGGCAGGAAGCGTTTTATGGAGAGCGCTACTCTTCGTCGAACATGGAGCCGTCAATGCCTGACTTTGTGATGCTGGCACAGGCGTATGGCATTAAGGGGATGCTGGTGAAAACGCGGGAAGAGTTGGCAGGGGCGATCGCTGAAATGCTAGCTCATGAGGGCCCTGTGCTGATGGATGTCCAAGTGAAGCGCGACGAAAATTGTTATCCTATGGTCGTTCCGGGTAAGAGTAATGCCCAAATGGTAGGGTTACCCAAGCTGCTAGAGCCGGAAAATCCCAAAGCTCTAACGAATTGTGGCAACTGTGGCGCTGAGAATCAGCCAGGCAATAAGTTTTGCCCAGAGTGTGGAACAAAACTCTAA
- a CDS encoding ComEC/Rec2 family competence protein, which yields MVAVNVTVCCLAYVMGLLLTGLPWKVLGLPVGAVIMLLLGAIASTYLHRIGIKPRTWLLAGLCGCLAVLYFHGQLPQPGQNDISRLVNSTEEAQVFTVEGKIASSPRVTRSQRVQFELDTDLATGQVGEGIKLSQVSGKVYVTVPRSQDSQLYPGRTVRIQGSLYKPNTASNPGGFNFQQYLAQQGIFAGLNGKEISFPERGDSAPFLWTIQQRIIQSQAFLINADVGHLISAMVMGRGGVDIAYEIQDQFARVGLAHALAASGTQVSLLAGIVLALTQGLNRWLRLGIGLGILAMYVGLTGIEPSVMRAALMGAVVFLAVTLERQVKPLSLLLMVATLLLLWNPIWIWSLGFQLSFLATLGLVVTVPKLTQWLDWVPTRITPLIAVPIAAYLWTLPLQLSVFGVVSPYCILINIFSSLLITLISVGGMISALLALIHPVAGSVSAWLVHFPAVAFLKIAELGDRLPGNAFAVGTISPVQVLLLYGIYLLVWWQPQCRKQAWLAGIIGLGIVAVPVAYLTTHLSQVTILSTSKEPVMVLRDQGKVGLINVGSESDLRFTVLPFLKQQGINSVDWAIAPRLQASDTNCWKQMVEGIPIRMFYPVPTAKPKAIAEFTTAYRALQKQIEARQGIALQLSSQQKIQSGAITAQLISNNPAILQIQAYQQTWLLLNHGSNNERVINRLPRADVLWWSGEALRAELLEQVQPKVAIASTHSLPVETQTWFKAHPAITLYQTGQDGAVQWTPQNGFKATIEARL from the coding sequence ATGGTTGCGGTTAATGTCACTGTTTGTTGTCTTGCCTATGTCATGGGGTTGTTACTCACAGGGCTGCCCTGGAAGGTTTTGGGGTTACCTGTGGGCGCAGTGATCATGCTGTTGCTAGGCGCGATTGCCTCAACATATCTGCACAGAATAGGCATAAAGCCACGCACTTGGCTGCTGGCAGGACTATGTGGATGTTTAGCAGTTTTATACTTTCATGGACAATTGCCGCAGCCTGGTCAAAATGACATTAGCCGCCTGGTCAATTCGACAGAAGAGGCACAAGTGTTTACGGTTGAAGGAAAGATTGCCTCTTCGCCCCGAGTCACTCGGAGCCAGCGAGTGCAGTTTGAGTTAGATACGGATTTGGCGACAGGTCAGGTTGGTGAGGGAATAAAGCTCTCGCAGGTGAGTGGAAAGGTGTATGTAACAGTGCCGCGATCGCAAGATTCTCAACTTTATCCTGGGCGAACGGTTCGCATTCAAGGCTCGCTCTACAAACCCAACACAGCCAGCAATCCGGGTGGGTTCAACTTTCAGCAATACTTAGCGCAACAGGGAATTTTTGCTGGATTGAACGGTAAAGAAATTAGCTTTCCAGAGCGGGGAGATTCTGCGCCCTTTCTATGGACAATTCAACAGCGCATTATTCAGTCGCAAGCTTTTTTGATTAATGCAGATGTGGGGCATTTGATTAGCGCCATGGTGATGGGGCGTGGAGGCGTTGATATTGCCTACGAGATTCAAGATCAATTTGCTCGGGTGGGCTTGGCTCATGCGTTGGCAGCATCAGGAACACAGGTGTCTCTACTAGCAGGCATTGTGTTGGCGTTAACTCAAGGACTCAATCGTTGGCTGCGGCTAGGAATTGGGTTAGGAATTTTGGCGATGTATGTGGGATTAACAGGAATTGAGCCTTCGGTAATGCGAGCGGCGCTAATGGGAGCCGTGGTTTTTTTAGCCGTTACGCTAGAGCGTCAGGTTAAGCCGTTATCGCTGTTACTGATGGTGGCAACATTATTGTTGCTGTGGAACCCGATCTGGATTTGGAGTCTAGGCTTTCAGTTAAGTTTTTTGGCAACTTTGGGATTAGTGGTGACTGTGCCGAAGTTAACGCAGTGGTTAGACTGGGTGCCCACCCGAATTACACCTTTAATTGCCGTCCCGATCGCCGCTTATCTCTGGACGCTTCCTTTACAACTTTCTGTTTTCGGTGTGGTTTCGCCCTACTGTATCTTGATCAACATTTTCAGCAGCTTGTTGATCACGCTCATCAGTGTAGGCGGCATGATTAGCGCTTTGTTAGCCCTCATTCATCCGGTTGCAGGAAGTGTTTCAGCGTGGCTCGTGCATTTTCCAGCAGTAGCGTTTCTTAAAATTGCCGAACTGGGCGATCGCCTTCCAGGGAATGCGTTTGCTGTTGGCACAATCAGCCCAGTGCAGGTTCTATTACTGTATGGAATATATTTGCTGGTTTGGTGGCAGCCTCAGTGTAGAAAACAGGCATGGCTTGCTGGAATCATTGGGCTGGGAATCGTTGCGGTACCCGTGGCGTATCTGACAACTCACTTGTCTCAGGTCACAATCTTATCTACGTCTAAAGAGCCTGTTATGGTGCTGCGAGATCAGGGCAAAGTGGGGTTGATTAATGTGGGCAGTGAGTCGGATTTACGCTTTACGGTGCTACCGTTTCTAAAGCAACAGGGGATCAATAGCGTTGATTGGGCGATCGCCCCCCGTTTACAAGCATCTGACACTAATTGTTGGAAGCAAATGGTCGAAGGTATTCCAATTCGCATGTTTTACCCTGTTCCTACAGCAAAACCTAAAGCGATCGCAGAATTCACAACGGCTTACCGAGCCTTACAAAAACAAATTGAAGCGCGTCAAGGTATCGCCTTACAATTATCGAGCCAGCAGAAAATTCAATCAGGCGCAATCACGGCTCAATTGATCAGCAATAACCCGGCAATTCTACAAATTCAGGCATATCAGCAAACCTGGCTGTTGCTTAATCATGGGTCTAACAATGAGCGTGTCATTAACCGCTTGCCTCGTGCTGACGTGTTGTGGTGGTCGGGAGAGGCTTTACGTGCAGAACTATTAGAGCAGGTGCAACCCAAAGTGGCGATCGCTTCTACCCACTCCCTTCCGGTTGAAACACAAACCTGGTTCAAAGCCCATCCAGCTATTACTCTCTACCAAACGGGTCAAGATGGTGCAGTTCAATGGACACCTCAGAATGGATTTAAAGCGACGATAGAAGCAAGACTCTAA
- a CDS encoding pentapeptide repeat-containing protein translates to MSDLERYYKVLGLELGASLDEVNQAYRDLAFIWHPDRLPKDNPRLQEKAHEKLQELNQARDHLRSHIANRKAASAASPRTQPQTTQPKAQPQSSAQSPQSPPSPQSPPSSSGKHTVPPRYHYYQSPPRPAYGDASQKGSSKNGPSQNGGSAQAHKNQSSHNSTNGSSAHSSSAQSSARPSQPPQSAPRDQASWNSSPSPQATPRPQPPDLSGANLVGADLKEKDLSSRNLSHANLHNANLSDAFLHRINLTGANLTGANLFRANLLEANLSHANLQGANLIGADLSGADLRGADLRGARVGVSDKLMVKLTGANLAGLIMPDGSIHA, encoded by the coding sequence ATGAGTGATTTAGAACGCTACTACAAAGTCTTGGGTTTAGAGCTTGGTGCCTCGTTGGACGAGGTTAACCAGGCATATCGGGACTTGGCTTTTATTTGGCATCCCGATCGCCTTCCCAAGGACAATCCTCGGCTTCAAGAAAAAGCTCACGAGAAGCTGCAAGAACTGAACCAAGCGCGGGATCATTTGCGATCGCATATTGCCAATCGTAAAGCGGCCAGCGCTGCTTCTCCCAGGACACAGCCTCAAACTACTCAGCCTAAGGCTCAGCCCCAATCGTCTGCGCAGTCACCTCAGTCACCACCGTCACCTCAGTCACCACCGTCATCATCTGGAAAGCATACGGTTCCGCCTCGCTACCACTATTATCAATCGCCCCCTCGACCTGCCTATGGCGATGCGTCTCAGAAAGGCTCCTCTAAAAATGGACCTTCGCAAAATGGCGGTTCTGCCCAAGCTCACAAAAACCAAAGCAGTCATAATTCTACAAACGGTTCATCTGCTCACAGTTCATCTGCCCAAAGTAGTGCGCGCCCCAGCCAGCCTCCCCAAAGCGCCCCGCGCGATCAAGCATCCTGGAACTCGTCTCCATCGCCCCAAGCTACACCGCGCCCTCAGCCTCCTGACCTCAGCGGTGCCAATTTAGTAGGCGCCGACCTCAAAGAGAAAGACTTGTCGAGCCGTAACCTTAGCCATGCCAATCTCCACAATGCTAATCTCAGCGATGCTTTTTTGCATCGTATCAATCTGACAGGGGCAAATTTGACTGGGGCTAACTTATTTAGGGCAAATTTACTCGAAGCCAACCTTAGCCACGCAAATTTGCAAGGTGCCAACTTAATCGGAGCCGACTTAAGCGGAGCCGACTTACGCGGAGCCGATCTGCGCGGCGCAAGGGTAGGAGTGTCGGACAAGCTAATGGTGAAGCTGACAGGCGCAAATTTGGCGGGGCTAATTATGCCAGATGGCTCAATTCACGCCTAG
- a CDS encoding HNH endonuclease, with protein sequence MYGYVQPSGKGDYFERTINIDNLDAPKHDVVNDVLSVWLASHPDKSGTRVIGWYKSSTVYRKHQPSPNGSNRTFKDSTSSFGYCVTAKAENCVCLPIEERTIRVPRMVKGGGGLGRSNVWFADGQKEITLNCRKEVEELVLQYQTSEITQLSNIRQEMEQGDFFNTETLKDARERVLISIVRRQGQSQFRQQLLRVYKGKCAILGNDVEQALEAAHIIPYCGLETNTTSNGLLLRADLHTLFDLNLITIDPQTMKVLIAPKLT encoded by the coding sequence ATGTATGGTTACGTTCAACCTTCTGGAAAGGGTGACTACTTTGAGCGGACAATTAACATTGATAACCTAGATGCGCCAAAGCATGATGTTGTAAACGATGTATTATCTGTTTGGCTAGCAAGTCATCCAGACAAAAGTGGTACGCGAGTTATAGGTTGGTACAAAAGCTCGACCGTTTATCGGAAGCACCAGCCATCTCCCAACGGCTCTAATAGAACCTTTAAAGATTCCACATCCTCCTTTGGTTATTGTGTGACAGCAAAGGCAGAAAATTGTGTCTGCTTACCCATAGAGGAAAGAACTATTCGAGTTCCAAGAATGGTAAAGGGCGGTGGCGGTTTAGGACGATCAAACGTTTGGTTTGCTGACGGTCAGAAAGAAATTACTCTAAATTGTCGCAAAGAAGTAGAAGAGTTAGTTTTGCAGTATCAAACCTCAGAAATAACCCAGTTAAGTAACATTCGGCAAGAAATGGAGCAAGGAGATTTCTTTAACACTGAGACTTTAAAAGACGCAAGAGAGCGAGTGTTAATCTCTATAGTTCGTCGTCAAGGGCAAAGCCAATTTCGTCAGCAACTTCTTAGAGTTTATAAAGGGAAATGTGCTATTTTGGGCAATGATGTGGAACAAGCCTTAGAGGCAGCACATATTATTCCTTATTGCGGACTCGAAACAAACACCACTTCTAACGGATTATTGCTGAGAGCAGATCTTCATACTTTATTTGATCTCAACCTAATCACCATAGATCCGCAGACTATGAAAGTTTTAATTGCACCTAAATTAACGTGA
- a CDS encoding DUF2283 domain-containing protein has translation MKLIVHKENDALYLRLDDSAIVESEEVSDGIILDYNAEGKVVGFEVLYISQRSPNSWQQILLETTA, from the coding sequence ATGAAACTGATTGTCCACAAAGAAAACGATGCATTGTATCTAAGACTCGATGATTCTGCGATCGTCGAGTCTGAAGAAGTTAGTGATGGAATCATATTGGATTACAACGCTGAGGGTAAAGTGGTTGGGTTTGAAGTCTTATACATTAGCCAAAGAAGCCCTAACTCATGGCAGCAAATTTTGTTGGAAACCACTGCCTAA
- a CDS encoding DUF4258 domain-containing protein, with product MSVFPEFELSVHARHQMQERNILELWIEEALTDPERLLPFADPHGNTHYLKRIQNFGNRWLRVVVNPYLTPKRVVTIFFDRRVK from the coding sequence ATGTCTGTATTCCCTGAATTTGAACTCTCTGTACATGCCCGTCACCAAATGCAAGAGCGCAATATTCTAGAATTATGGATAGAAGAAGCACTCACTGACCCTGAAAGACTTTTACCCTTTGCTGATCCTCATGGTAATACTCACTACCTTAAACGTATCCAAAACTTTGGTAATCGATGGTTACGGGTTGTTGTGAATCCTTACCTAACCCCAAAACGGGTAGTAACAATCTTCTTTGATCGGAGAGTGAAATGA